Proteins encoded within one genomic window of Lysinibacillus sphaericus:
- a CDS encoding dimethylarginine dimethylaminohydrolase family protein, whose amino-acid sequence MHYCSSMYAPLKHVIIKHPKDAFKSQEHLADEWKTFNYLSEPNYQEALTEYAEFIAVLEKYVEQIDYLPASNEVGLDSLYAHDPVKFTPHGAIILKSGKKLRQPEAVVYKEFLQDKGIAIIGELSGDAVSDGGDLVWLDDRTLAVGRGYRTNDEAIRQIKEMTATMVDEFIVVQLPHDLGEAECLHLMSFISMVDKDLAVVHSRLMPVFFRQLLIERGIQLVEVPKAEYDTLGCNVLALAPRVCVIPEGNPSTKQQLLDAGATVYEYKGNEITVKGTGGPTCLTCPVVRG is encoded by the coding sequence ATGCATTATTGTTCATCCATGTATGCACCTTTAAAACACGTAATTATTAAACATCCAAAAGACGCTTTTAAAAGCCAAGAGCATCTTGCGGATGAATGGAAAACTTTCAACTATTTATCAGAACCTAACTATCAGGAGGCTCTTACAGAATATGCTGAGTTTATAGCCGTTCTAGAGAAGTATGTTGAACAAATTGATTATTTACCAGCGTCAAATGAAGTAGGATTAGATTCGCTTTATGCGCATGATCCTGTAAAATTCACACCACATGGTGCAATTATTTTGAAATCTGGTAAAAAGTTAAGACAACCTGAGGCAGTTGTTTATAAGGAATTTTTACAAGACAAAGGGATTGCAATAATCGGTGAATTGTCGGGTGATGCTGTTTCAGATGGAGGGGATCTGGTTTGGCTTGATGACCGTACGCTTGCAGTTGGTCGAGGATATCGCACGAACGATGAAGCAATTCGTCAAATTAAGGAAATGACAGCAACTATGGTCGATGAATTTATCGTTGTGCAACTCCCTCATGATTTAGGGGAAGCAGAGTGCTTACATCTAATGTCCTTTATTAGTATGGTAGACAAGGATTTGGCTGTTGTACATTCGCGTTTAATGCCAGTATTTTTCCGTCAGCTTCTGATTGAAAGAGGAATTCAATTAGTGGAAGTACCAAAAGCTGAGTATGATACTTTAGGCTGTAACGTGTTAGCGTTAGCGCCGAGAGTATGTGTTATTCCTGAAGGTAATCCTTCCACTAAACAGCAGTTATTAGATGCGGGTGCAACGGTATATGAATATAAAGGTAACGAAATTACGGTAAAAGGCACAGGTGGACCTACATGTCTAACTTGCCCAGTAGTCAGAGGATAA
- a CDS encoding dimethylarginine dimethylaminohydrolase family protein — protein sequence MFKNVIVKTPGNSFVNGLTTSNLGKPILEKLFEQHERYVEALKKCGVEVTQLEADEAFPDATFVEDTAVLTSEFAIITNPGAAARNREIEAIEPAVKNFYDKLYYIEAPGTLDGGDVLQAEKKFYVGISDRTNEEGARQFKEIVEREGYEATIIPLQNFFHLKTGIAYVGQNRMVVAGEFIDHPAFESYEKIVIPQQDEYSANCIQVNDTIIIPAGYPDTNRKLNDLGYQTIELEMSEFRKHDGGLSCLSLRF from the coding sequence ATGTTTAAAAATGTGATTGTAAAAACACCAGGCAATAGTTTTGTTAACGGCTTAACAACAAGTAATCTAGGAAAACCTATTTTAGAAAAGTTATTTGAACAGCACGAACGCTATGTAGAAGCATTAAAAAAATGTGGTGTAGAGGTTACTCAACTTGAGGCAGATGAAGCTTTCCCAGATGCAACTTTTGTAGAAGATACGGCGGTACTAACTTCTGAATTTGCTATTATCACAAATCCAGGAGCGGCAGCACGCAATCGTGAAATTGAAGCAATTGAACCAGCAGTTAAAAATTTCTATGACAAGCTATATTATATTGAAGCACCTGGAACACTGGATGGTGGTGATGTTTTGCAAGCTGAAAAGAAATTTTATGTAGGTATTTCAGATCGTACAAATGAAGAAGGCGCACGACAATTTAAAGAAATCGTTGAAAGGGAAGGCTATGAAGCGACGATTATTCCATTACAAAATTTCTTCCATTTAAAAACGGGCATCGCGTACGTTGGACAAAATCGTATGGTTGTAGCTGGAGAGTTTATCGATCATCCAGCATTTGAATCTTATGAGAAAATTGTTATTCCACAACAAGATGAATACTCTGCAAACTGCATTCAAGTAAACGATACTATCATTATTCCAGCCGGTTATCCTGATACTAATCGCAAACTAAATGACTTAGGCTATCAAACGATTGAACTTGAAATGTCTGAATTTAGAAAGCATGATGGCGGATTGAGCTGTTTATCACTACGATTTTAA
- a CDS encoding M20/M25/M40 family metallo-hydrolase, protein MNNYLWNTPDKLRALLCEIVSWESRTLTAGENEFAFKLRELLQTLSYFQDNPNLIELHDAGLGRHAVTALYKHPTATETVVLISHFDTVHTEEYGEFEPFACRPEELTSMLMEPKYKKDLPEAARIDLESGNYLFGRGTMDMKMGLALHLQLIEKASIEQWPINLILTAVPDEEVNSAGMRAAVVELVRLREQYGLTYKLYLNSEPSFSQGPYDINEYIYSGTIGKIMPAALFYGKETHVGEPLKGMTANYIASFMTQHMEWNPVFRETDLGESTPLPVSLQLKDLKMEYSTQTPYRAAALYNVFLLKRTATEVMEIFEQVALEAMAACNMQYKQICEREQVQGVGKVNVLRYEAVLEHAIQKLGAEEVKHIKNQVLENTAWDDREKSIRIVDQLMIRCQELTPATVLLYAPPYYPAINSSQHPLVKQSIELMKKTAKTFAIEVEQIHYFNGICDLSYVNYSDDSNGWAAFERNTPVYGDTYSIPFEAMSALKGPVLNVGPFGKDAHQKTERLHVDSAFKEMPVMIETLIKSLYAAESEIPAE, encoded by the coding sequence ATGAACAATTATTTATGGAATACACCAGACAAACTGCGAGCATTATTATGTGAAATTGTAAGCTGGGAAAGCAGAACATTAACAGCAGGTGAAAATGAATTCGCCTTTAAATTAAGAGAGCTGTTGCAAACGCTTTCTTATTTTCAAGATAATCCTAACTTAATAGAACTGCATGATGCGGGACTCGGTCGCCATGCGGTTACAGCATTGTACAAGCATCCAACGGCTACTGAAACAGTAGTCCTAATTAGTCATTTCGATACGGTTCATACAGAGGAATATGGAGAGTTTGAGCCATTTGCTTGTCGGCCAGAAGAGTTGACGAGTATGCTAATGGAACCTAAATATAAAAAAGATTTGCCAGAGGCGGCTAGAATTGATTTAGAGTCGGGTAATTATTTATTTGGTCGTGGCACAATGGATATGAAAATGGGACTCGCTTTACACTTGCAATTGATTGAAAAAGCGAGTATTGAACAATGGCCAATTAATCTAATTTTAACAGCGGTACCGGATGAGGAAGTCAATTCTGCTGGTATGCGTGCAGCCGTAGTTGAGTTAGTAAGGTTGCGTGAACAATACGGTTTAACCTATAAGTTATATTTAAATAGTGAACCTTCGTTTTCACAAGGGCCTTATGATATAAATGAATATATATATTCAGGGACAATCGGTAAGATTATGCCGGCTGCTTTATTTTATGGAAAAGAGACGCATGTAGGTGAGCCGTTAAAAGGTATGACAGCCAACTATATTGCATCCTTTATGACACAGCATATGGAGTGGAATCCAGTTTTCCGCGAAACAGATCTCGGTGAAAGTACACCATTGCCAGTATCCTTACAATTAAAGGATTTAAAAATGGAGTATTCTACACAGACGCCATATCGTGCAGCCGCACTTTATAATGTATTTTTGTTAAAGCGGACGGCAACAGAGGTTATGGAAATTTTTGAACAAGTTGCATTGGAGGCAATGGCTGCTTGTAATATGCAATATAAGCAAATTTGTGAACGCGAACAAGTACAAGGTGTTGGGAAAGTAAATGTACTTCGCTATGAGGCAGTTTTAGAGCATGCTATTCAAAAACTTGGCGCAGAGGAAGTAAAGCATATTAAAAACCAAGTGCTAGAAAATACAGCGTGGGATGATCGGGAGAAGTCGATTCGTATTGTAGATCAATTGATGATTCGATGTCAGGAGCTAACACCAGCAACGGTGCTGTTATACGCACCTCCTTATTACCCAGCTATTAATTCTTCACAGCATCCGCTCGTCAAGCAATCAATCGAATTAATGAAGAAAACAGCCAAAACATTTGCTATTGAAGTCGAGCAAATACACTATTTCAATGGCATTTGTGATTTAAGTTATGTCAATTATTCAGATGATTCCAATGGCTGGGCTGCATTTGAGCGCAACACACCTGTTTATGGTGATACGTATAGTATTCCATTTGAAGCCATGTCTGCCTTAAAGGGCCCAGTGTTAAATGTGGGGCCATTCGGCAAAGATGCACATCAAAAGACAGAGCGTTTACATGTAGATAGTGCATTTAAAGAAATGCCTGTGATGATTGAAACACTTATAAAAAGCTTATATGCAGCAGAGAGTGAAATACCCGCGGAGTAA
- a CDS encoding amino acid permease — protein sequence MKSRHLLMLSLGGVIGTGLFLNVGFTINQAGPGGALIGYLFGGLILYMVMNCLGELAVYMPVTGSFQTYATRFISPSAGFSLGWMYFVGSAATAGVEFTAAGILMQHWFPNVPIWIWCAVFMVLLFTLNALTTKGFAEAEFWFASIKVVAVIAFIIIGVAAIFGLIPLADRPTPHLTNLAPTGLFPAGITIIFVTMMNVIFSYQGSELVGIAAGETENPEKNIPRAIRTILFRIIVFYIASIIVLSAIFPSSELGLLESPFVTLMKIAGVPYAAGIMNFVILTAILSVGNSCLYASTRLLWSMSKEGMAPKYFGRLTKNKVPLNALIFTMLFSLLSLLTSVMEADAVFVLLMSIAGISVTISWMGIAMSQLMFRYRYVKGGGNVADLKFKTLLYPLIPIFCIVFCVIILVFLAFDSTQRIGLLYGIGFFVACMLFYKVKLSKVSTITSDKEKSLNA from the coding sequence ATGAAGAGTCGACATTTATTGATGTTATCACTTGGTGGTGTGATTGGCACAGGTTTATTTTTAAATGTAGGTTTTACAATTAATCAAGCTGGCCCTGGTGGAGCACTAATTGGTTATTTATTTGGTGGTTTAATTTTATATATGGTGATGAACTGTCTGGGTGAATTGGCAGTGTATATGCCTGTCACAGGTTCTTTCCAAACATATGCAACACGATTTATCAGTCCGTCAGCAGGCTTTTCGTTAGGTTGGATGTACTTTGTTGGATCTGCTGCCACCGCGGGGGTGGAGTTTACAGCAGCGGGCATATTAATGCAGCATTGGTTCCCAAATGTGCCGATTTGGATATGGTGTGCTGTCTTTATGGTGCTTTTGTTTACATTAAATGCTTTAACAACAAAAGGTTTCGCAGAAGCAGAGTTCTGGTTTGCAAGTATTAAGGTAGTGGCTGTAATTGCCTTTATAATAATTGGTGTAGCTGCTATTTTTGGCTTGATTCCTTTGGCTGATCGGCCGACTCCACATTTAACGAATTTAGCACCGACAGGATTATTCCCTGCAGGCATTACGATTATTTTTGTCACGATGATGAATGTTATTTTCTCGTATCAAGGTTCCGAGCTAGTAGGAATTGCTGCTGGTGAAACAGAAAACCCAGAAAAAAACATTCCAAGAGCAATACGTACAATCTTGTTCAGAATTATCGTATTTTATATTGCTTCTATAATAGTACTGTCTGCCATTTTTCCATCATCTGAACTTGGGCTACTTGAAAGTCCTTTTGTTACATTGATGAAAATTGCGGGTGTTCCATATGCGGCGGGCATTATGAATTTCGTTATTTTGACAGCGATATTGTCTGTAGGGAACTCATGCTTATATGCTTCCACACGATTACTATGGTCGATGTCAAAAGAAGGCATGGCTCCAAAGTACTTTGGTCGATTAACAAAAAATAAAGTGCCATTAAATGCGCTTATTTTTACGATGCTATTTTCACTGCTATCGTTATTAACAAGTGTGATGGAAGCTGACGCAGTATTTGTGTTGCTTATGTCTATTGCGGGAATTTCGGTGACTATTTCTTGGATGGGTATTGCCATGTCTCAATTAATGTTCCGATACCGTTATGTAAAAGGGGGAGGCAATGTGGCAGATTTGAAATTTAAAACACTATTGTACCCATTAATTCCAATATTTTGTATTGTTTTTTGTGTCATTATATTAGTGTTTTTAGCGTTTGATTCGACTCAAAGAATAGGGTTGTTATATGGCATAGGGTTCTTTGTAGCGTGTATGCTATTTTATAAAGTGAAATTGAGTAAAGTGAGTACAATCACTTCTGACAAAGAAAAGTCACTGAATGCTTAA